In one Catenulispora sp. EB89 genomic region, the following are encoded:
- a CDS encoding GAF domain-containing protein, with protein sequence MADREPDEPRNALLPQLRFDELLDELISRVTQIRATRDRVQQLLQGVLAVSGGLELDQVLSTIIATATELVDARYGALGVIDGRGDRLERFVTVGLSQQEIDAIGPYPTGMGLLGQLIRHPAPLRLPDIAGHEASFGFPDNHPPMRTFLGVPIRVRDKVYGNLYLTEKHGGAQFDADDETLLTTLAAAAGVAIDNARLYDEAQRRQRRMEVTAELTRGLLSGADSRDVLAVLVERVRDMAGAELVLVMLPDAASENLTVHVAAGLGADRVRGTSLPIADSEVGSVFVAGAGHAVVDGEREPQPVWKNLGLGPAYIAPLGAAGKVRGVLVAGKRFGALPFDAVDTHMLTEVGGQAAVALELADRRADVDLLNLYSDRDRIGRDLHDLAIQRLFATGMTLQSVLKITEKQAVRDRVNKAVSELDDTIKVIRSTIFALSEHATTDEVPGLRSQVLRLCQDVADLLGFSPAVRFTGPVDYEVSDAVAEHALAVTREALSNVARHAKATKVEVDVATADGFLALRVADDGVGLPEGGRRSGLGNLAERAAALGGEFTTGPGEEGGTVLVWRVPLDD encoded by the coding sequence ATGGCCGATCGAGAGCCGGACGAGCCGAGGAACGCACTGCTGCCGCAGTTGCGCTTCGACGAGCTGTTGGACGAGCTCATCTCCCGCGTGACCCAGATCCGGGCGACCCGGGACCGGGTCCAGCAGCTGCTGCAGGGCGTGCTGGCGGTTTCCGGCGGCCTGGAGCTGGACCAGGTGCTGTCCACCATCATCGCCACCGCCACCGAGCTGGTGGACGCCCGGTACGGGGCGCTCGGCGTGATCGACGGCCGCGGCGACCGCCTGGAGCGGTTCGTCACCGTGGGCCTGTCCCAGCAGGAGATCGACGCGATCGGGCCGTATCCCACCGGCATGGGGCTGCTCGGCCAGCTCATCCGGCATCCGGCGCCGCTGCGGCTGCCGGACATCGCCGGGCACGAGGCGTCGTTCGGGTTCCCCGACAACCATCCGCCGATGCGGACTTTCCTCGGTGTCCCGATCCGGGTCCGGGACAAGGTCTACGGCAACCTGTACCTGACCGAGAAACACGGCGGCGCGCAGTTCGACGCCGACGACGAGACCCTGCTGACCACGCTGGCCGCCGCGGCCGGCGTGGCGATCGACAACGCCCGCCTGTACGACGAGGCGCAGCGGCGCCAGCGGCGGATGGAGGTCACCGCGGAGCTGACCCGTGGTCTGCTCTCCGGTGCCGACAGCCGCGACGTGCTGGCCGTGCTGGTCGAGCGGGTGCGGGACATGGCCGGCGCCGAGCTGGTGCTGGTGATGCTTCCGGACGCCGCGTCGGAGAACCTGACGGTCCACGTCGCCGCGGGCCTCGGCGCGGACCGGGTCCGAGGCACGTCCCTGCCGATCGCGGACTCCGAGGTGGGCTCGGTGTTCGTCGCGGGCGCGGGGCACGCCGTGGTCGACGGCGAGCGGGAGCCCCAGCCGGTGTGGAAGAATCTCGGCCTGGGGCCGGCCTACATCGCACCGTTGGGCGCGGCCGGCAAGGTCCGGGGTGTCCTGGTCGCCGGCAAACGGTTCGGGGCCCTGCCGTTCGACGCCGTCGACACCCACATGCTGACCGAGGTCGGCGGGCAGGCCGCGGTGGCGCTGGAACTGGCCGACCGCCGTGCCGACGTTGACCTGCTGAACCTGTACTCCGACCGCGACCGTATCGGCCGCGACCTGCACGACCTGGCCATTCAGCGGCTGTTCGCCACCGGCATGACGTTGCAGTCGGTGCTGAAGATCACTGAGAAGCAGGCGGTGCGGGACCGGGTCAACAAGGCCGTGTCCGAGCTCGACGACACCATCAAGGTGATCCGCTCGACCATCTTCGCGCTGTCCGAGCACGCCACGACCGACGAGGTGCCGGGGCTGCGGTCGCAGGTGCTGCGGTTGTGTCAGGACGTTGCGGACCTTCTCGGCTTCAGCCCCGCGGTCCGGTTCACCGGACCCGTCGACTACGAGGTCTCCGACGCGGTGGCCGAGCATGCCTTGGCGGTCACCCGCGAAGCGCTGTCCAACGTGGCGCGGCACGCGAAGGCCACGAAGGTCGAGGTGGACGTGGCGACCGCCGACGGCTTCCTGGCGCTGCGGGTCGCCGACGACGGCGTCGGGTTGCCGGAGGGCGGGCGGCGCAGCGGGTTGGGCAACCTCGCGGAGCGGGCCGCCGCGCTGGGTGGGGAGTTCACGACCGGTCCCGGCGAGGAAGGCGGCACCGTCCTGGTGTGGCGGGTACCGCTGGACGACTGA
- a CDS encoding pyridoxamine 5'-phosphate oxidase family protein produces the protein MTVEQSMEHFSEAEALALAETVPVGRIVYSRYALPAVFIVNFKLDGRDIIFRTRKGAMFGAGVAGSVVAFEVDRIDEQAHDGWMVTFLGRAKLITDPAEQTRLGRLGVEPWAPGERNYFIKVITERIVGRRIPHGDDDEAE, from the coding sequence ATGACCGTGGAACAGAGCATGGAGCACTTCAGCGAGGCCGAGGCGCTGGCCCTCGCTGAGACGGTGCCGGTCGGGCGGATCGTCTACAGCCGCTACGCCCTGCCGGCCGTCTTCATCGTCAACTTCAAGCTCGACGGCCGCGACATCATCTTCCGCACCCGCAAGGGCGCGATGTTCGGCGCCGGGGTCGCCGGCTCCGTGGTCGCCTTCGAAGTCGACCGGATCGACGAGCAGGCGCACGACGGATGGATGGTGACCTTCCTCGGCCGCGCCAAGCTCATCACCGACCCGGCCGAGCAGACCCGGCTGGGCCGGCTCGGCGTCGAGCCATGGGCCCCCGGCGAACGGAACTACTTCATCAAGGTCATCACAGAACGCATCGTCGGTCGCCGCATCCCGCACGGCGACGACGACGAGGCCGAATGA
- a CDS encoding carboxymuconolactone decarboxylase family protein gives MPHIDLGNELPGIRSLFSYRPETARPMSELAEILLRGPSTLERWERELIGTHVSGLNECRFCTASHAAFTTAQLPEGLDLNVIRADLGSAPISDKLKALLEIASAVQRGGRSVTTELVERARAAGATDPEIHDTVLIAAAFCMFNRYVDGMATFTPDDPAGYAAGAQRLVRDGYLPLAGAAPAHQSA, from the coding sequence GTGCCGCACATCGACTTGGGCAACGAGCTGCCCGGAATCCGATCCCTGTTCTCCTACCGGCCCGAGACCGCGAGGCCGATGAGTGAGTTGGCGGAGATCCTGCTCCGGGGGCCGAGCACGTTGGAGCGATGGGAGCGTGAGCTGATCGGCACCCACGTCTCCGGGCTGAACGAGTGCCGGTTCTGCACCGCCAGCCACGCCGCGTTCACCACGGCCCAGCTGCCGGAGGGCCTCGATCTGAACGTCATCCGCGCCGATCTCGGATCCGCCCCGATCAGCGACAAGCTCAAGGCGTTGCTTGAGATCGCGTCGGCGGTGCAGCGGGGTGGTCGGAGCGTCACTACCGAGCTGGTCGAGCGTGCGCGCGCGGCCGGGGCGACGGATCCGGAGATTCACGACACGGTGTTGATCGCGGCGGCCTTCTGCATGTTCAACCGGTACGTCGACGGCATGGCCACCTTCACGCCCGACGACCCGGCAGGCTATGCCGCCGGCGCCCAGCGGCTGGTGCGGGACGGGTACCTGCCCCTTGCCGGGGCTGCGCCCGCTCACCAGTCGGCGTGA
- a CDS encoding universal stress protein has product MTGPVVVGIDDFEHCDHLVAAAVREAQLRETALWLAHAYYGYAPIAQGLPPGYTPNQVLRDAAEEQLRRLATKLQTDQPELHLQIAAVAGPAAPALAEVANLASLLVVGGRGRGGLAGQLLGSVSLRVLAHADCPVLVVRGDRDPATNRVLLALDADGDPATGPEVLEFAFVEAARRNADLYAFTVWEDPLLLYAYGTGLFAHDQRNTALRDGRERLAATLAPWKEMHPQLKVSSDVLAGLPAKLLVEATELADLVVIGGRAHRDGEGGMRVGAIAHTVLHHAQCPVAIVPEH; this is encoded by the coding sequence ATGACCGGACCCGTGGTCGTCGGCATCGACGACTTCGAACACTGCGACCACCTGGTCGCCGCGGCCGTCCGCGAGGCGCAGCTGCGCGAGACCGCACTGTGGCTGGCGCACGCCTACTACGGCTACGCCCCGATAGCGCAGGGCCTCCCGCCGGGCTACACGCCGAATCAGGTCCTGCGCGACGCCGCCGAGGAACAGCTGCGGCGCCTGGCCACCAAGCTCCAGACCGACCAGCCCGAACTGCACCTCCAGATCGCGGCCGTAGCCGGGCCCGCCGCCCCGGCGCTGGCCGAGGTGGCGAACCTCGCCTCGCTGCTCGTCGTCGGCGGCCGGGGCCGCGGCGGCCTGGCCGGACAGCTGCTCGGCTCGGTGTCGCTGCGGGTGCTGGCGCACGCCGACTGCCCCGTACTGGTCGTCCGCGGCGACCGCGACCCGGCCACGAACCGCGTGCTGCTCGCCCTCGACGCGGACGGCGACCCGGCCACCGGCCCGGAGGTCCTGGAGTTCGCCTTCGTCGAGGCGGCGCGCCGCAACGCCGACCTCTACGCCTTCACCGTGTGGGAGGACCCGCTGCTGCTGTACGCCTACGGCACCGGACTGTTCGCCCACGACCAGCGCAACACGGCACTGCGCGACGGCCGCGAACGCCTCGCCGCGACGCTGGCGCCGTGGAAGGAGATGCACCCGCAGCTGAAGGTGTCCAGCGACGTGCTCGCCGGACTGCCGGCCAAGCTCCTGGTGGAGGCCACCGAGCTGGCCGACCTCGTGGTCATCGGCGGCAGGGCCCACCGCGACGGCGAAGGCGGGATGCGGGTCGGCGCGATCGCGCACACGGTGCTGCACCACGCGCAGTGTCCGGTCGCGATCGTGCCCGAGCACTGA
- a CDS encoding phosphoketolase — protein sequence MTIHDHAVHLDSVRLDTVDRYWRAANYLAAGQIYLRDNALLHRGLEPADIKPRLLGHWGTSPGLNFVHAHLNRLIKEHDLDLITVLGPGHGGPAALACSWLDGTYPDHYPDVTRDEAGMTKLFAAFSAPGGVPSHIAANVPGSIHEGGELGYSLAHAFGAAFDNPDLIVACVVGDGEAETGPLATSWQSIRFLNPASDGAVLPILHLNGYKIANPTVLDRIPREQLDGLLAAQGWDPRWVFGDDPHLMHNKMAEALDGALATIRLIQDVKRNPKAAQNGVPPWPVIILRTPKGWTGPQTVDGVQIEGTFRSHQVPLAGVRENPQHRHMLVDWMKSYRPDDLFDHFGRPKPEILTCVPDGDARIGANRHANGGVLTRSLELPPTADYAVPVAKHGETLHEPTRVLGTWLRDIIAADAPHNTFRLFGPDETASNHLDDVFEVTNRVWTLPTKPTDDHLAPDGRVMEVLSEHLCQGWLEGYLLTGRHGMFSCYEAFIHIIDSMLNQHVKWLKTARALPWRAPVPSLNYLLTSHVWRQDHNGFSHQDPGFLDHVANKTADVVRLYLPPDANTLLSVAEHCLNSRDLVNVIVAGKNPSQDWLSPEDALLHCERGLGIWDWAGTEDDFATEPDVVLACAGDVPTLEVLAASQLLRQHLPGLRVRVVNVVDLMRLQPESEHPHGLPDAQFDAIFTVDKPVIFAFHGYASLIHRLAYRRHGHANLHVRGYKEQGTTTTPFDMLVRNDMDRFQLVCDVIDRVPRLAPKAATVRQVMTDARARHRDWIVEHGEDLPEIREWTWTA from the coding sequence ATGACCATCCACGACCACGCCGTCCACCTCGACTCCGTGCGCCTCGACACGGTCGACCGCTACTGGCGCGCGGCCAACTACCTGGCCGCCGGCCAGATCTACCTGCGCGACAACGCCCTGCTGCACCGCGGCCTGGAGCCGGCGGACATCAAGCCGAGGCTGCTCGGGCACTGGGGCACCAGCCCCGGCCTGAACTTCGTCCACGCGCATCTCAACCGCCTGATCAAGGAGCACGACCTGGACCTGATCACCGTCCTGGGCCCGGGCCACGGCGGCCCGGCCGCGCTGGCCTGCTCCTGGCTGGACGGCACCTACCCCGACCACTACCCGGACGTCACCCGCGACGAAGCCGGCATGACCAAGCTGTTCGCCGCGTTCTCCGCGCCCGGCGGCGTGCCCAGCCACATCGCCGCGAACGTGCCCGGCTCCATCCACGAGGGCGGCGAGCTCGGCTACAGCCTGGCGCACGCCTTCGGCGCCGCCTTCGACAACCCGGACCTGATCGTGGCCTGTGTCGTCGGCGACGGCGAGGCCGAGACCGGGCCGCTGGCCACCTCCTGGCAGAGCATCAGGTTCCTGAATCCGGCCTCTGACGGCGCGGTCCTGCCGATCCTGCACCTGAACGGCTACAAGATCGCCAACCCGACCGTGTTGGACCGCATCCCGCGCGAACAGCTCGACGGCCTGCTGGCCGCCCAAGGCTGGGATCCACGCTGGGTGTTCGGCGACGACCCGCACCTGATGCACAACAAGATGGCCGAGGCCCTGGACGGCGCCCTGGCCACGATCCGGCTCATCCAGGACGTCAAGCGGAACCCGAAGGCCGCCCAGAACGGCGTCCCGCCGTGGCCGGTGATCATCCTGCGCACGCCGAAGGGCTGGACCGGCCCGCAGACCGTGGACGGCGTGCAGATCGAGGGCACGTTCCGGTCGCATCAGGTCCCGCTGGCCGGCGTCCGCGAAAACCCCCAACACCGGCACATGCTGGTCGACTGGATGAAGTCCTACCGCCCCGACGACCTCTTCGACCACTTCGGCCGGCCCAAGCCCGAGATCCTGACCTGCGTCCCCGACGGCGACGCGCGCATCGGCGCCAACCGCCACGCCAACGGCGGTGTCCTCACCCGCTCCCTGGAACTGCCTCCGACCGCCGACTACGCCGTCCCGGTCGCCAAGCACGGCGAGACGCTCCACGAGCCGACGCGGGTCCTGGGCACCTGGCTTCGCGACATCATCGCCGCCGACGCCCCGCACAACACCTTCCGGCTGTTCGGCCCCGACGAGACCGCCTCCAACCACCTGGACGACGTCTTCGAGGTCACCAACCGGGTCTGGACCCTGCCCACCAAGCCGACCGACGACCACCTGGCCCCCGACGGCCGGGTCATGGAAGTGCTCTCCGAGCACCTGTGCCAGGGCTGGCTGGAGGGCTACCTGCTCACCGGCCGACACGGGATGTTCTCCTGCTACGAGGCCTTCATCCACATCATCGACTCGATGCTGAACCAGCACGTAAAGTGGCTCAAAACCGCGCGGGCGCTGCCCTGGCGGGCCCCGGTGCCGTCGTTGAACTACCTGCTCACCTCACATGTGTGGCGCCAGGACCACAACGGCTTCTCGCACCAGGACCCCGGGTTCCTGGACCACGTCGCCAACAAGACCGCCGACGTGGTGCGGCTGTACCTGCCGCCGGACGCCAACACCCTGCTGTCCGTCGCAGAGCACTGCCTGAACAGCCGCGACCTGGTCAACGTGATCGTCGCCGGCAAGAACCCCAGCCAGGACTGGCTCTCCCCCGAGGACGCGCTGCTGCACTGCGAGCGCGGCCTGGGCATCTGGGACTGGGCCGGCACCGAGGACGACTTCGCCACCGAACCGGACGTGGTGCTGGCCTGCGCCGGCGACGTCCCCACCCTGGAGGTCCTGGCAGCCTCCCAGCTGCTGCGCCAGCACCTGCCCGGACTGCGCGTGCGCGTGGTCAACGTCGTGGACCTGATGCGCCTGCAACCCGAATCCGAACATCCGCACGGCCTGCCCGACGCCCAGTTCGACGCGATCTTCACCGTCGACAAGCCGGTCATCTTCGCCTTCCACGGCTACGCCTCCCTCATCCACCGCCTGGCCTACCGCCGGCACGGCCACGCCAACCTGCACGTGCGCGGCTACAAGGAGCAGGGCACCACGACCACGCCGTTCGACATGCTGGTCCGCAACGACATGGACCGCTTCCAGCTGGTCTGCGACGTCATCGACCGGGTCCCGCGCCTGGCGCCGAAGGCCGCCACGGTGCGGCAGGTGATGACCGACGCCCGCGCCCGGCACCGCGACTGGATCGTCGAACACGGCGAGGACCTGCCGGAAATCCGCGAATGGACGTGGACGGCATGA